atattatttaattcagttatacgccccctgatctttgggggacgtttccttttatatctgattattggcatttaaagccatttatttttattcacaaaagagtaactacccaaaatatgtgggatagtattctgcatccttctctataaatagagaagccatgcaccattgtagaggaccgaaattctgatccttgagagaaaactctggagaattcatgctaaagaattgttcagagataatcttgaggttaataacagagactcgtggactaggcagatttaactgctgaaccacgtaaaaaaccgtgtgtttgattcgtttgtttcttttggccattgtctttaattgtttacgtgctctcttcttttatctgttgatgaaaagcggcgtcaacaaaTTTCAtcccaaattttttatttttttttcaaagaacAACCTCAAgctaaaaattaaacaaatgaggatacttcTCATACATCTCCGACTCTAACTCCCAAGTAGTCTCGTCTTCTCTATGGTTccgccataagaccttgactactgGAATCTCCCTATTCCTTAGCACTTTTAACTCTCTTGCCAAGATTCTGATAGGTTGTTCTTTATATGACACGTCCTCTTGAAGAGGGATAGCCTCATACTCAATGATGTGTGATGGGTCTGGAGTATACTTCCTCAGCATcgacacatgaaacacattgtgaacgtGCCCCAACCGCGCTGGTAAGTTCAATCggtaagctacctccccaaccctcttcaTAACCTTAAAAGGTCCAATATACCTCTGGGCTAGcttacccttcactccaaacctcgtCACACCACGCATGGGAGTAACTTTCAAGAAGACATAGTCACCAACCTCAAACTCAACTTCTCATCGGTGGAGATCAGCATAACTCTTCTGATGACTTTGAACAACCTTAAGTCTCTCTTGGATGCCTTTGATCCCCTCTGTGCTACTAGCGATAATTTGAGGTCCAATTGTGACATGCTCATCTGGTTCTGCCCAACACAAAGGTGATCTGCATGGTCTCCCATATAAGGCCTCATAAGGAGCCATGCCCATATTGGcttggtagctattattataagtgaattccaccaatgacaagtgttctccccagctacccccaaaatccaaaatacaagaacgaagcatgtcctccaaagtttggatagtcctctcaTATTGTCCGTCTATCAGAGGGTGGTGAGCGGTGCTCAAGTTAAGTTCAGTTCCTAAAGATTTTTGCAATGCTCGCCAAAACCTTGATGCAAATTGAGGATCTCTATCAGAGACAATGCTGGAAGGTAACCCATGTAGTCGAAGTATATTATCCACATAAAGTCGAGCTAGTTTAGAAACCTTATAATCCTTCCTAATTGGAATGAAATGAGCAGATTTGGTTAAACGATCAACAATCACCTAGACAGTGTCATGCTTTAATGGCATTAACGGTAATCctgtcacaaagtccatcgtgatcttgtcccacttccattctggtagaGGTAAgggttgaagcaaccctgaagGTCTCTGGTGCTCAGCTTTAACCTGCTGGCAAACCATACACTTAGCTACAAAGTTAGCCACATCTCTCTTCATACCTTCCCACCAGTATTGtcttttcaagtcttggtacatctttgtgcttccaggATGTACAACAAATTTAGACCTATGAGCCTCGATCATAACAGACTCTCTAAGATCAAGGATATTTGCAACAACCAATCTTCCCTTATGGTATAAGAATCCTTCAGCATttactgtccatccatctaaCTGCTCACCATTTCAGATTCGATTCCAGATAAGTCTTAATTTCTCATCTTGCCACTGACATTGCTTAACTTGCTGAATTAGCCTTGGTGTAACCACTATGTTTGAAACACAAGCAATATCTTTTCCGTCATAGTACTCTAATTCATAATCACCCACAGTGATCGTTCTTTTCCAATCCTCAAGAGCCAAACAAGCCAAAATGCCATGAGGTTTTCTACTTAATGCATCGGCGACCACATTTGCTTTTCTAGGATGATATTGCAAAGTGAAATCATAATCTTCCATGTACTCGACCCATCTTCTTTGCCTCAAATTTAAGTCTCTTTGAGTAAAGAGAttctttaaactcttatgatcataatataattcaaactTTTCCCCATATAAGTAACATCTCCAAATTTTAAGGCAAAAATCACTGCTGCAAGTTCCAAGTCATGTGTAGGGTAGTTCTTCTCATGTGGCTTCAATTGGCGTGAAGCATAGGAAACAACCTTGCCATTTTTCATGAGAACTCCTCCTAAACCAGTACTAGAAGCATCAGTGAATACCACATAAGGCTCATCACTATTAGGCATAGTTAGAATAGGCGCCGTAGTCAATCTTTGCTTAAGTTCTCTAAAGCCTTTTCACAACTGTCATCCCACACGAACTTTAAATCCTTCATTGTTAGCTTTGTCAAAGGCATAGCAATTTGAGAAAAATTCTCCACAAAGCGacgatagtaacctgctaacccagaAAATTTCGAATCTTAGTAACGTTCTTTGGTATTTCCCACTGCAAGATAGAATCTATCTTTGCAGGATCCACAGTAATGCCTTCTTGAGATATTACATGCCCTAAGAATTTGACCTCGGTCATCCAGAAGTCACATTTCTCTTTCTTAGCATATAATCGATGGTCCCTCAAAGTTTGCAACACAATGGTTAAATGTTCTGCATGGTCCTCAGGTGtcttggaatacaccaagatgtcatcaataaaaacaaccacaaacttatccaaatagggtctaaagatcctattcataaggtccataaatgctgcaggtgcatttgtcaatccaaatggcatcaccaaaaactcaaagtgTTCATAACATGTTCTAAAAGCAGTTTTAGGAATATCATCTTCCTtaatcctcaattgatgatagcctgacctcaaatcaatcttggaaaaacacTTTGAACCTCCAAGTTGATCAAACAACatatctatccttggcaaaggatacttgttcttaattgtcatctgATTCAATTTCCGATAATCGACGCACAATCGCAAGGATCCATCAGCTTTCTtggcaaacaaaactggagctccccatggagaaATACTGTTTCTAATGTAACCTTTATCCATTAGCTCACCCAATTGCTTTTTCAATTCAGCTAACTCTCCAGGTGCCATGCGATAAGGTGTAGTAGAAACTGGTTGAGTCCTGGGAATCAAATCAATGCAAAACTCGATCTCTCAATCAGGTGGTAGTCCTTGCAAATCGTCAGGAAAcacattgttgacggtgagaactcgtcaactaagttgaggtggaaaaaattatcaagttaaGATAGTCAatgaaaaagctgtagaaattcaagtaataactcaagaacaatgacagaacaacaatggagaaatcaatcctccattcactctcaagcacttgctatagtaaattttccaacccctttcctggtggagttagagttcattttatagtaggctctaatggccctgggtacatggtggtccaggagaccaagtggtacacaagtactctgtcaggagagtggtctcagagGTTGTGGccgtgcatccagtacaggggcaggcgtcaggaggatgtctccactacttgtccgtactcatGTCAGTGGAGTGGGAACaaacatagtggcgcaggtggtagtggtgtcgactctgactcctagccatagacgtacgggccataactcttattccagcactcccactcccccactggtacgggtgcCCGTACTCGACGTACATGATCTTAAGGGCCGTACCCAGTATAAGATTGTACAAGTACGCTCCATTCAGCTCATAACTGGgcccctaagcattggggtcccaaGGTATAGGGAACGGGACACTTGGCGCGCGTAACGGGGTGGCGTGTGGCGAGGCTCTCAGGTCCTTGACATGAGATGCCTGAAACACCCCAAGGCCACCCACGAGCATGGGTAATAGGCATGTGACCCCTCCAGAAGTCTAAGGGTACGAGGCGAGATGCCTCCTTCACGACCCCCTTGGTGGCATGGCTCTCATGACGCTCACGAGcccccttcgcgaggcctcctGCGCGTGGCCCATCCGATGGTGCGGCTGAGTGAGATGGCTAGAGCTTCGCGACCGTGgctgggcgtggccgagcgaggctaATGGTGTCCGCGCCTGGGTGGTCGAGCAAGGCCTAGCGAGGCCGAAGGCATCCGCGCCTGGGTAGCCGAGCGAGGCCTAGCGAGGCTGAAGGCGTCAGCgcctgggtggccgagcgaggcctagCGAGGCCAAAGGCGTCAGCgcctgggtggccgagcgaggcctagCGAGACCGTTGATGTCTTGCGTCTGGGTGGCCGAGTGAGGCCATGGCATCTCGCGTCTGGATGGCCGAgcggggccgagcgaggccatggagtctcgcgtctgggtggccgagcatggccgagcgaggccatggcgtcttggcatctatgtcgtgtaaatgggggccTCATGGCATTGATATCATATttccccttggtgagattttgagcctcAACACACATCTGGAAAGCCACTAACCACTGATATCCAAGGAAACTTGTCTAGAGGCCTAGACTCATCCTTAATAGCAAACAGACTCCCATAACACTCTAAGTTTCTTTTCCCACCAAAACATGCCTTAAGGATAGGATTTTTCCTTACTGCATTCATGTTGGCCCGATATACAATGAAATCTCCACTTGGAGTTACAAGAGTCACTCTTTTGCGTGAGCAGTCTACAATGGCTTGGTACTTagacaaccaatccatgccaagaatcACATCAAATTGTCCCATAGGTAGCACCATCAGGTTTCCTAATAAATTATGCCCTTCAAGCACAATACAAACCGATTTGCAAATGGTTGATATTTCACCATGCCCTCCCATAGGTACACTCAATTGCAGTGTaggactaaaagtttcccaactcaaacccaacatgctagcaaacattaatgatataaaagaatgcgatgcaccagtatcaaataatacatgagcccAAGAGTGTGAGATAAGAACCATACCATCCACAACTCCTTGACATGATCCTCCTTGCACATCATCACCACCAAGAGCATATGCTTGGCCAGAGGCTTTTTCCTTTGCTTTCCCTTTTCCATGACCAGGATGGTTTGTGCTTGCACTAGAACCTCCTCCTTGATTGAACCTgtcatccccaaaatttgaaaatgatgacgtggcaatagaagtgacaaatggcaaggaatggctgagTCAAAAGTTTTAGATTAATCTGGTGGTGTTACTAACATGGAAATCGCTTATCTGGTTTGGGAGTGATCTGCCCGAACTGGTAGAGTTTCTGtcagaccggtgaagatttttgactgaccagtcaggtgcttggccgaccagtcaggtgtttgtccgaccagaTAGGTGCTTGGCTGACCGGGAGAGAtgcttgaccgaccagtcaggtgcttggccgactggtgaggtgtttggccgactaGTTTCTCTCCAAGAAGTAACGCCATCTTACTGAACATATTATTGTTATGGAAGCGGAATTCCAGCAACAACTTAGACTAGAATCAGTCGTGCCTACGCGGGAATATCTCAGATTATCCTGAAGAAGTCgtttattgttgtattttaaatattattattaactaaatattgtgagagtaatagAACGATCCCAATTATGAGGGATTTCagttgtacgatcctgagcctataaatacaaagctcatggcatcattgaggggATTCGAATTCTTAATTTCCTAAGAGAGTATTTTGCATTCTGAGAGAAGTgttgtattcttttcatctgcattgaagaaactcagttgactcaggttcatctgatcttgagtgtaggtTTATAATCATAACTcaaagtggactaggctattaccaacacattggggctgaaccactataaaaattatctgtgtcatatttttctcttgaaggttcattgtagttttgacgtctattcgttgttggccaaaatcgtggtcaacattttggtgctttcattgagagcctgaagagaagaataacaaaaaatttcctgatttgaatggcgcctaagaacaccaatgcgacTTCCAAAAAGCCAGGCTCCTCTAAAAAGCCTGCCAGACCAGAAGGTCCTGGTCcccaagaccatgagactgaacCTAGAGTCTTGCTCGAGGACGTGaatccagaggttgaacaactccaggaagccatgggggctttccaggaggaaatggcacaattcaacgcccGACAGGAGTCATTCGCTGAATAAATGGCTAGACAGAAGGttgcatttgagcagcaaagacagGAGATGGACGCCAGGAACGAAGAGATCAGGCgacggcaggaggaggccgataggcgacatcgtGAGGCTACACTCGCTCTGGAGGCGGTTACGCATCtagcccaggccaatgcccaagatGCAACACGAGGGGCAGCCAcccaaggagcaaggaccacagaagctggtcgaaaaaccactgacagacccaattctcgaggaccaaATAGAATCGGTAGTAACCCTCCTGGTCGAGAAGAAGATGGGATCCgatcgggcactgcctcaacccaaagggggaactccagaaccccctctaggagccaccgatcagaaacttctagatccagaagtcacaagtcaggcagtaagaagactccacctgagcaggaccaaaatagagctcctcgaagtaaagaaacttcacacttcaaagacgggcatggtcatgatgaagccgatagtcatcacactgaccagtcgaaggaaAAGGATGACAACAACTAGCGAGGAGGAAAAGACCGCCCGACACAGTCAGGATGgtcaccactgcatcccaactagcagcgcagtggcaaggagcatgtcccgcacggcaagccttccgaaaaaactcggagcacagtgttcgatcggttagggaggcatacctctcagaaggatttaagagatgcCATTGCCGACAGGAGAAGGACCGTCTCGGTCAAAGGGCGAGATCCGAACCGACCTactagtcaagtagaaatacttgatgatggcgCGTCAGATAGaagcgcccgaccaggcggtctcGAAATTCAGTCCCTAGCAGTGTCCCCAGGCATCCAAGACCAGCTTGATGCGCTAACAGCAACAGTCcaaggtttgtcgaaacgaccttctgcaatcgatccagtagaccacaggagtggcagcccattctgtgctcgaattagagcagcccagccgccagcaaagtataaagcaccggtactgccagtttatacagaaaaggcagatccgataaggcatgtggggaaatttgaagaccaaatggagtTGCTCGAAGTGAACGATGACTATCGGTGCAAagttttccccactacattaTCCGACACTGCctaagagtggtattggaaatttaagccaaactccatcacttcttgggaaagtttcaggaaagagttttgtaggcagttcagtgctgctcggacccctctggtttacgccaatcacttggcatatattaaacaagggaaagatgaatctctcaagaactacatacagagattcatgagagaagccaaccgagaaactacggttggagatgaggggaagatggtggccatttcttctggcataatctatcggagtcctttatgggacagtattcatcgcaacccaattttTACATTACAAAAATTTCTTGATCGGgcagacaaatatatgaaattggatgatgcgattgaaaagggagagaagggcctaaACAATCCAGGCGGATCATCagatcctcctaagaatggtggaaatggacaaagtggtggtaagaaacgtggacataacgggtctgaccgccacgatgaaaagaaggctaagtcaggaccaaacgacaagccaactaagtatgaacctcagttcaccaattacaccactctttcggccagccgagcagagatatatctcgcgagtcatcaggaggtcccctaccggaaacccccgcccatcaagaaggagatgagtaatagagatttgaataagttctgttgtttccatggagactatggtcacgacacgaatgagtgcaaCCATCTCAAGGaagagatagagtttctcctccggtcgggaaaattgaaaaaatatcgagcagaaaagacccaaggagagggaagtaacaataaTCCTGGCTTTAAGCGACAACGGTCTCCACCTTTACAACCCGAGCCTAtggacttcactctagacaccatatgtggaggccCACATCTAGCTGAGaatagcaacaaagcaagggagcGATATGTTTGAACACTCCGACATGAGTTGGACGCAGCATCAAAGTCCGaagtcatgactgtagaggagcggCCTCCGAAGAGCCCACggtacgaaagtgagtccctccctttcactgaagatgatgcacgccatgtgagatatcctcataatgaccccctcgtcattacagtccaaatagcacacatgaaggtgaagagatgtctggtcgacacggagagctctgtgaacatcatttacaaatcatcctttgaaaggatgaaactatccattaatgacttgaagccatgctctcaagtcatttatggatttactggagaagggcTGTCGTCGGCCggaacgatcaagttaccagtcacaacaGGAGATGCTCCCAAACATGAGACAGTTATGACGGAGTTTTTGATAGTTGGCTGTTCGTCAGCTTATAATGTGgtcattggtcgaccactactcacaaccttgcatgcggcagtctctatatggaacctttctatgaagttcccaACTAGTGTAGGCATAGGTTGTGTCCGAGAAGACCAGAGAGAagctagagaatgttataatgcctTGGTGGCTAAAGCACGAAAGGGGGCTAAAGAAAACAATATGATTGTATGTGCAGATAGAAAGGAGGTAGAGGAGATGGAGGTCGACCAAAGCATTACAGTCGTAGCTGATCAGGAAAGAATGTTTgaagagtttggccaagaaagcactcttggttaaGTGAACAAgaagccccatccggtgatgaagtcaccaaatagggcgttgcccaaagtgagggaatggactttgatcctcgctttgaggACTATGATAGTGAGGTGGGACCTACGGAAGAGTTAGAGGAGGttccaatagatgagaatgacccgaccagaggggtcaaggttggaaaaaagttgaaattAGAAATAAAAGCACAGCTGGTATaatttttgcggaggaatcaagatgtcttcgcctggtctcacaaggatatggtgcgtatctcaccaactgtgatcagccacgtgctcaacgtggatgaaaactatccagcagtgcagcagaagagaaggATGCTTGACAAGGATCaagcaaaggctctcaaggaggaggcggagcggctaaaggaaaacatgtttataagggaggcatattaccccgcttgggtttcaaacccagtattagtgcccaagtccaatggaaagtggaggacttgtgtggactttaccgacct
The genomic region above belongs to Humulus lupulus chromosome 1, drHumLupu1.1, whole genome shotgun sequence and contains:
- the LOC133831356 gene encoding uncharacterized protein LOC133831356 produces the protein MRGVTRFGVKGKLAQRYIGPFKVMKRVGEVAYRLNLPARLGHVHNVFHVSMLRKYTPDPSHIIEYEAIPLQEDVSYKEQPIRILARELKVLRNREIPVVKVLWRNHREDETTWELESEMYEKYPHLFNF